The Deinococcus betulae sequence CGGCCGCCTCGTCTCCGATCACGGCCCTCACGATGACACCGACCACAGGCGGCCTGCGGGTCAATGGTCGTCTGAATGGTCGCCTCTTCACCGCTCAGTTCCCTACTGATTGGAACCAGCAGGCCGTGTATTACACCCACGGCTATACCCTGCCGTCACCGGCGCAAGACACCGTCGCCACCGACCTCATCACTCAAGACGACACCGGCGGCCTCATCCCCGAAGCCTACCGTCAGGGCTTTGCGGTCGCCCGCACGGTCTACGACAAACGCGGTTTCGCGGTGCGCAGCGGCATTGAGAACACCATCGCCCTCAAGCGCTTTATTGACCAAGTCGGCGTGCAGCGCAGCTACGTCACCGGCGGCTCCATGGGGGGCAGCGTGTTGATGGGGCTCATCGAGAAATATCCCACGGACTTCGTGGGCGCGCTGTCGGCCTGTGGCGCGGTGAGTGACTGGCAATTTCAGGTCAAGTACCTCACCGATTTTCGGGCCGTGTTCAACTACTTCACGGCCGGGACGGCGTACGCGCTGCCTGGCACCGAAGACGTGACCCGCTCAGCCCCTGGCCTGAAAGGCGAAACGATGGTCAAAGCGCTGGGGCCACTCTTCCTGAAGGCCAAACTGAATCCGCGCGGCCCCGAGCAGCAACTCTTGGACCGGATCGTCAGTGCCGTGCCTGGTGTGCAGGCCAAGGCCGACATCACGACGTTCTTCAACACGCTGGCGGCCCAGTTGTTTGGCCTGGATGACATCAATGCCACAGCGGGCGGCATTTTTGTGCAGAACACGGACACGGTCTATACCAGTTCGCTGCTCTCTGCGGAAGACAACGCCGCGCTGAATAGAGGCATTCAGCGATACACGGTGTCCTCACCGGCGGCGGTCGCCTATCAACAAGACTGGTACAGCGCGACCGGGCGGTTTCAGACCAAGCTGCTGACATACCACAACACGGCAGACGCGCTGGTGCCGTTCGAGCATGAAGCGCGGCTGCGGGCCCGGGTCGAAGCGGCGGGGAACACCGCCAACCTGGTGCAGCAAGTGGTGGACCCGAAGCTGGAGACGCTGTCGCGGGTGTTGTTCCTCAAATTGGAGGGCGTGACGCACTGCGGGTTTACGCCCGCGCAGAATGTGTTTGCGTGGAACGAATTGCGCCAGTGGGTGGAGACCGGGACGCGGCCCCAGGATGGCCTGAATATTACCCGCCCGCCCCGCTAAGGCGAACTCCCCGAGGGGTCACCGCGTTTAGATGACGGTGGGCGACCTTAAGTGGCTCTCCATCACCCTGACTGCATCGGCTTTCTTCTGGAGGGTGGCCGGTAAAGTGGGCCTACGCCTTCTTCTCGCTCCACCACGGACCGTCTCCCCCTTCGGATGGACGCTGCCCAGGTCTGTTCGTGACGCGCCCCATCACCGTCGCGCT is a genomic window containing:
- a CDS encoding alpha/beta hydrolase family protein; this translates as MFKLRAPAGLILLSALLPACAPTATQPPDSTALTAAIQRAAASSPITALTMTPTTGGLRVNGRLNGRLFTAQFPTDWNQQAVYYTHGYTLPSPAQDTVATDLITQDDTGGLIPEAYRQGFAVARTVYDKRGFAVRSGIENTIALKRFIDQVGVQRSYVTGGSMGGSVLMGLIEKYPTDFVGALSACGAVSDWQFQVKYLTDFRAVFNYFTAGTAYALPGTEDVTRSAPGLKGETMVKALGPLFLKAKLNPRGPEQQLLDRIVSAVPGVQAKADITTFFNTLAAQLFGLDDINATAGGIFVQNTDTVYTSSLLSAEDNAALNRGIQRYTVSSPAAVAYQQDWYSATGRFQTKLLTYHNTADALVPFEHEARLRARVEAAGNTANLVQQVVDPKLETLSRVLFLKLEGVTHCGFTPAQNVFAWNELRQWVETGTRPQDGLNITRPPR